GGTATGCAGGCTGCCAAGAAACTCAAGGAAGCTGAGATGTTGCATGAGAAGGGATCCTTCAAACAGGTGTCAATTGAGGTTCCACCATGTTCCGTGCAAGAAATGCCCACTGTACCTTCAACACAAGGAGCAGACTGTAACTTAAGCAGAGTCCTCCAGTACCTCAAAGATGACAGAGTTGGAATTGTAGGGGTATGGGGAATGGGAGGAGTTGGTAAGACCACTCTGCTCAGGAAAATCAACAATCACTTTTTGGGTGTGATCGAAGAAGACTATGGATACGACCTTGTTATATATGTTGTGGTGTCTAAGGCGTGTGGAATAGGGCAGCTCCAAGCAGACATCTCTGAAAAGATTGGTCTCTTCCTGAAACCAGGCTCCAGCATTGAAACACGGGCTTCAGTCATGTTAAGTTTCATAAGGCAGAAGAAGTTCTTGCTCCTGCTAGATGATTTATGGAATTATTTGGATCTAGCAGAAGCTGGTATTCCATATCCTAGTGGCCTGAATAAACAGAAGGTAGTTCTGGCAACACGGTATGAGAGTGTTTGTGCAAATATGGATGCTCACAACAGGGTTTTCCTGGAATGCTTGGACCAAGAAAAAGCTTGGAAATTGTTCAAAGAAAAAGCAACAGAAGAAACCATTAATTCAGATCCTAGGATCGAAAAGTTAGCACATGTAGTTGCAGAAGAATGTGGGGGCTTGCCCCTTGCTCTCATAACTATCGGCCGTGCAATGTCTTCAAAGAAGTCTTATCATGAATGGGCACTTGCTTTATCATTTCTGAAGAAGTCTCGCATTCATGAGATCCCAAATATGGGGAATGTTAGCCACCTATACAATAGGTTAAAGATAAGTTATGATTAGCTGCAGGATAAACAGATCAAAGAATGCTTCTTATGTTGTTCTTTGTGGCCTGAAGATTACTCAATTTGGAAAGTTGAACTCATAGACTGTTGGATGGGGATGGGTTTGATAGAGTATGATACCATGGAGGAAGGATACAACAAGGGTTACTCCATTATTGAGTACTTGAAGGATGTGTGCTTGCTGGAAACCGGCTACTTGGATGATAGTGAGGTGAGAGTACATGACATTATCCGGGACATGTCACTGTGGATATCTTCTGATTGCAGTGAAGAGCACATGAAATGGTTTGTTCAAGCCGGGGTAGGACTTTATAACATTTCTAATAGGGACATCGAAACATTTAGGTCAGGCAGAAAGATATCTCTAATGTGCAATTACATCCCCGAACTTCCTCGGGCCTTGAACTGTCCAAACCTCCAGTTTCTGTCACTACAACAGAATTTTCGGCTCAAGGTCATACCACGTTCTTTTTTAGAGAGCATATCATCTGTGACCTACTTGGATTTGTCCTGGGTTCCCATCAAGGAACTTCCAGAAGAAATTGGCATGCTGGTTGAACTCCAGTATCTCACACTGAAGCAAACACACATTAGATTATTGCCTATAGCTATTGGGCTATTAAGAAAGTTGAAGTTCTTGGACATGAGCTATATGGATTTCTTGGAGAAGATACCCTTTGGTGTTTTTACAAATCTGTCAATGCTAGAAGTTTTAAACCTATATGGTAGCAGGTATGCCGGCCGCGAAGCAGATTTTGATTCAGCAAACCACATGGATCATGATGAGTTTAGAGTCGAAGAATTATCTTGCTTAAGTCTAGGAATAACGGCAAAGAAAGTGAGTACTCTGCAGAGGCTTTTTGACGTACCTGGAGTccacttgagatgccttggtttatATGAATTGAATGGAGAGAGATCTCTTACTGTCACTTTAACGGAAAGTATCTTTGTTCTGAATGTAATGGGCTGTTCTGATTTAGAGGACTTCTGCATTATGAAAAAGACAAAATGTTATGGAGACCATCTTTCGAGGCTGGAGTTCCTGACCTTTTGGGATCTTCCTCGACTTGAGAAGATTAGTATGGACCATCTTCAAAACCTTCGTGTCCTTACAGTGGGGAGAACCTATCAATTGGTAGACCTGTCCTGCATTTTAAATTTACCATATCTGGAGCATTTGAATGTGTCTTGCTGTGATAAAATGAAGCAGTTAGTTGATATACAGAATGCTATTGTCACGGAAGGAACATATGAAACTCCGATTCAGGCATTTCGGCAACTGAGAATTTTGCAATTGAATTCGTTGCAAAGCTTGAATAGCTTATGTAATTCTGAATTGGATTTTCCTTCTTTGGAATATATTGATGTGTTTGCTTGCCCGAAGATTAAGAAACTACCTTTGGGGAAAATTGGTAAACTGAAGAGGATAAGAGGGGAGCAAACATGATGGGATAATCTCGAGTGGGACGATGAAAGCAGTTCCTTGTCATTGTTGGCGTCTTTTAAGTCATCAGGAATTTGCTCGGCATCCTTTAGGCCAGAGCTAGATACCACTGTGATATCCTCCTCGCCGAAAGCTTTCTTCGCGAAGAGGCAGCCCATATTGAATTCATCAGTACGATTCACATCCTATCCACAATCAATATTTGAAACAGAGGAATTCGATGGGCATATGATGATGGAATAGTTTCACTAGTATCATTTACCAGTTCTCCTGAACATCTCGCTGAGTTTCATTAGCTGCTCAAGGTATGATTTTTTGATACTACACCATTGTTCACTGACTGATTAATCAATTCTATCAATATTAGAAATACACAGCCATGCTATTCTGTTATTTTATCTTGTACTATAACTCTAGTTTCGGTCAGTTTTTCCGATTTGACGGGTTCAGTTTGATGGTTAAAAAATAAGTTACAAAATGTAAGGTGCACCTGTTGAGTAAAGCTTACGATTAGTTGCTGAAGCGTTGGACCAAGTCAAGTGTGTTTGACCTTGTTCTAGTGTTCGGTCTTTATCCCTTTCAAAGTCGTTATGCATCTGAAGCTACCTGTACTTTTCCACAACCATTCTGAATTGCGAAGAGTGGAGCTCTGGTTTACGCCAGAAGGGAATAGATCATATGCATTAATTTTCATCATCTGACGGCTGATGGTGTACACGGTCAAACAAAATAAGTGTCTTTTTAGCATGTCAGGCTGTTAGCAAAACTGTGTGTTGTTCACCTTGTATAGCCCAGCTCTTGATTGCATACTAACACTAGACAAACTTCTGTTGCAAGCTGCCCACAGACAAGTACTAGGATAACTCCATGTAGATTGTATTAGACAAGACAGAGAAATCAATTGGCCGAGTGTTTATGTTCTAAGTAACTTCTAACACAAGTCTCGTTATGTTCCATGTGCAGATGGCAAGCTCTGTTTGACTGAATCCATCCATCGTGAATTTGTGATTTTCCATGGCCTCCTCGCCGAACCGAACAGGAGGAAGTTGGATTGGACGGCCACCGCCAGAACCTGAGAAAGCGTAGAAGGAACGAAAGATCCGCAACCGTTAGCCCGACTTGAAATCGATCAACGGACTGCTTGCCATGCATCAGGCACAAGAACAAGATGATGCTGGTGCCACCGGACTGGCTGTCTGACTCTGAAGAAACTGAAAATGATTGTGCGCCGGCGGAGATGGGAACCTGAAGGGTGTCATCGACTCAGGCTGATTCACCCACCACTTCGGGGAAGCTGGCGGCGTCGTGCAGGCCCAGTCTGGCAGTGTGCTGTGCAGCTGCCGATCCAGTATATGTTGTAACCGGACCATTTTTACCGCTTGATCATCCATTCATGTCGTTGTTCATCCTAGGACCCCAGCTTGCATGCTGAATTGTTTGCATATTACTAGTACTTAATTACTCCCACTATGCAGTAAGGGGTCATTCCATTCTGATCACACATGCCATAGGATCGGGCAGTTTTTCGGACTTTCTCTTGGTGCCGGTTCCATAGGACCAAGGAATATATTTTTTTTCCCTGTAAAAGAACAGCGACTGAAGTCTTGTTAAGCAGCATCTTAAGCTCCCTGGACTTCTCCACAACCTTGATGGAGCCGTGGTTTGTGCTGGATTTCAATAAATCATATGCTTTACTTTCACCATCTGACGATTGATGGTGAACACGGTCAAACGATAACAAAACAGTTTTACTTTTATTGTCTGTCGTGCTGTCAGCGATGGATTGGGTATGCATTGTGTGCTGGCTGTTCACCTTGCTTAAGCTGCGCACAAACAAGTCAGAGAAATTCAACTGGCAGTAGTTCTAACTTGCAAGACTACTTGATTACGTTGTTCGTCAGCCGAATTCCAGCTTGATTTTCCATGCCTCCCGATGACTGAACCGGAGGGAAGCTCGATTCGGACAACCACAGGTGGAACCTGGGAAATTGTAGATTCGATACCACACCTCAAATCAGTAGACGGATAAAGCAAAGGAATCACTTGTCATTCATCAGGCACAAGATGGCGATGGATGCGGTGCCACCCAGTGTCAACTCTGAAGACTGAAAACGATCTAGGTGTGATGGGCATCAGGTGCAAAGATGACGGTGTGCCTGCCACCGGCTGTCGACTGACTTGACCCTGAAGAAACTGAACATGAGGTGCCGGGGAAGGGGGAGACGAGAACCTGAGGGACGCCGTCGGCGTAGGATAAGCTCGGTATGTATTGTATCTGTAACCGGGATCTGCCGTGTCGCCTCTCCCGCCACAACTTGCAGCATGTTGGACCGTTGGTTGGATCGCTCGAGCCTGTCATTTTACTGCCCTCGCTATGCAGTAACGGGTCAATCCATTCTGATGTACACATGGCATAGGACCAGGCAATCTTTTGGCAGCATATATATGGCGATAGAGACTGAAAAATgttcttcctttttttttcttaaAAAAGAATGGCCACTTAGAATCAGCAAAGCCGTGCTTTTCATTCTTCTAGAAAAGTTGGAGTGAATCCACTTCCGTTAGTTTGCCCCAACGTTCGCCAATCCAAAACATGCCCTTttttccaagaacgaaggcttgatTCCGCCCGCTGTCATtacatcaatcaatcaatcaacaaAACTAATGGAACTGTACACATCATAACAAACGGTTGTGCTGGAGCTTTCTACCTAGTTGAGTTCACAACCACTGATGTGCCGACAACAGAGGACCCTTTTGCAATACAAAAGGAGCAGTATTTATTTGTTTAGTACTCCCTTCGTAAaaaaaatataagagtgttttaaaAACTCCCTTCGTAAAGATATATAAATATaagatttctttacagagggagtgaaGCTCTAGCATGCTTATGGTAGATGCGAATAGGTCGCACTAGCTACTACACATCAGATGGCGAATGAATACGGTTAGTCTTGGTCATCTAAGGAGTTGAATGTTTGATTGGGGTATCGTACTAGGATAAGTCCACGTAGTCTCATCTAGACCAGTCAGAGAAATCAACTAGCAGAAGGAAAGGATAGGCGAAAGTGCAAACATGAACAAAAAGACTTTCCTCCCAGAAAAGCAACTCCTGGACAACTAGGGTTTCCACTCTCCCCATCGGCACCGCCGCTTGTACACCTCGCCTCCTGATGGCCTTTGGGCCACGGAGGTGCGGAGGACCCTAACCCCTCGTCGAcaggaaggaccccccccccccttccccctcTCTTGTTCTTGTTTGGTTCAATATCTCGGTTAGGGCGATATGGCGGCTACGATGCCCATAttaggaataatgtctcccaagttTGATCTCCATCCTGACGATGCATTTATCGTTTGTCGGAggaagtgtgatggtgtgtctccgTTGGATATCATGAGGTTTGGTCCGTGTTGGTTTTCAATACTTCTGTTTGAATCTATTCTTCAGTCATGTGTCTACATCTTTTATCCTTCCAGTCTACATTTCTCTTCACTGGGGACGTTTGCTGTCCTGGTGTGTTGTTGCTGTGGGGCATTAGCACAATGAATTttcaactgtctactacaacaacttTAGCTTGGCCCTGGTGAGGAAAAAGGGATGACAGCGGCATGGCTTCGGCTCACATATTCAGTATTTATAGACGTCGCTAAGTGGTTACGGATCTGGATGTAGTTTAGTTATTTATGGTGCTTCTTGTCTACGGATATGGATGCAGTTAGTTATTTCTGATGCTTCTTgtactgccatgacaaatgatgaaTGGATCGAAACTTTCTTAGAAAAAAAGAAAGGATGAATGATATGGCAATCCAGACTAAACAGAAATATGTCCTCAAATAGAATAGCCACTTAGAATTAGCAAACTTTTTTTTGCGTGCGTGGGTAGACAACCAGGATCCAGAGCTCCCCCTGTTCCATTTTATCGCATGCCATTCAAGAATTGGAGCAGTGGCAGCAAGGTGCATGCACGCATCTTTGGAGTAAACTAAAGCCAAGCTACTATACCCATCTTCCTTCCGCCTGTACGTCATTAGAATGTCAAGCTgcttttcctcaaaaaaaaatgtCAAGCTGCTTAACCACAGAATGGATGTTCTGGAGCCTTCTGGAATGCGATTACCATCACGGATAACATATGCCATTGACAGAAGACCccaacagaaaataaaagaaaaacggGCAAGCAAAGCAACTCGATCGTGGGGGCTTCTCTTAaaccctactccctccgtcctatagtAACATtatgtaataacatcttatattatgggacaggcgAGTAGTCATTAGAATGGCAAACAAAACACATCAAACTGCTTAATTAAGCACGCAACGGTTGTTCTGGGGCCTTGTGGATTGAGATTAGGATCACGGATAACATATGCGAGCGACACAAGAccttaacagaaaataaaaagaaaaacgcaACTCGATCGTTGGGGGGTCTTTTAAATCCTCGTTTCTTCGGACCAAAGTTTGGCAGGTCACGCGTTATATATTTGATCTCGCTCTTGTTGCGTCCATTTTTGGTCCTCATCCTCAATCTTGCAAGGTGTGTCAACTTAGCCAGCTCGTCTACTTGACTATGCTGAATTTTGCTATTGGTTCAAAGCTCATGCGTCTTTTGGCTTATTATTAACAGGTCGCACTTGTTTCAAATGAAAAAAAGGTGGCACTACGAACACGGTCGATCAAAGTCAAACAAACACAGATAGTGAGCTCGGCTTTTCTCACAGCACGTCGGCAGCGGGATGAGCATGAGCGGTTGTGGTACTACTAGTAGGATAAATTTGCGTGCGGTCTGATCTGATAGTCTGAGACCGACCGGGCGGTCAGAGCAAGACTCGCAGTAGGTAAGAAAAGATGGAGCAGCCGGAGCTAGCATTCGCCCAGTTGACTGGTTCGGTCGACGCTGACCAGCTTAATTCACCggacgtatgtactccctccggtcttttttattttgcatattagaattctctgaagtcaatatttgctaaagtttggccgtatttatatgaaaaaatatcaacatctgccatgctaaagttatataatatgaaactttaagtcatgacacatctagtggtattgatttcagattgtgaatgtaggcacttttttctacaaagttgatcaaactttacgaggcttggcttcaatcaaattttatatgcgaactaaaaaggaccggagggagtactgccAGTAGTTTTCCTCGGTGACTGAAGTGGCATCGAATCAAGCGAGCTAGCGACAAGCACGCACCGCCGGCGCCGTAGCCTGGGAAAGGGACTCGctcgtactagtactagtagctggAACTGGAAGTGGTCGTGGACCAGTGGATGGAAGGGTCATGGCACGGGAGCCTTCCCTTTCACCTTTGAGGCCCAAGGTAGCCACCAAGCATTAGCAAAGCACGCACGAGTCGCCCACCCACCTCCGCGACGGGCGGACGGACGAGCCGTCAAATCGTAGACTATAGCGTGCGCCGCTCACGCGTGACAATTCCACCGAACGTTCCCTTCTTCTTCCGTGGAACGTGGACGGGCGGACGGAAGGGCCTCTCGCACGCCGTGTCGTGCTGCCTTGACAATCGGCGCCGGCGGGTCTCCACTTTTCTTCTTCTGCCACCGTACCCGTACGTCGTGCAGCAGCCCCGCCAACCCTCCTCCGGCCCGGCGTAGACGAAGTCAGAGCAGAGCAGAGGCGCCACCTGCCCTGCCTTGCCATGGCGTGGCCGCACGACCCCCACCGCCACCCACCCCGTCGCCCGGCTCCCACGATGACTTTGCACGACCCCGGCCGGCAGACTTGCATCTTGGTCATGGTAAaagtgcgtgcatgcgtgcgtaATCACACACGTTTCGACGAGTCCAACGCTAGCTAGTAGCATCAAAATGCCATCTCCCACCCTTTCTGCCCATGAGCACCTTTTTAACCTTTGCAACACCCTTTTCATACCATGCCGTTATTATACCAACCACTCCCCGGCCACCAGTACTAAAAATATTCCGGTGAGCCAATacatatatattctaaaaatgccaaagatTTTGTCCGCGTCGATCTCCCGGGCCCGGCCGTGTGCATCTACCCGATGGACGACCAAGAAGACCTTCTCGACGGGGAATCATTTGAATATGCGCACTGTACGTCGTCGATCCATTTGGCCGGCCGGGTAGATTAAAATGGACCTCGTGCTAAAAGTACCTGCCGGGTAGATCAAAATGGGCGATGTTTTCCGAATTTCCATGTACGCATACATCACTGCATTATTATGAATTTATGTACACTACACATGATAAAGTACTCGAACACCTTTTTGTTCTACAAAGAGGACTTGAATTAGTCGTTCAAGTCTCGCAGATGAGGTAATCAAACAAGAAACAAGTCTTGCAAGTAAGCCAGTAGCTGCTCGGTTAACTAGTCGCTATCGTCCAGCCAGTATGCTAGAATAAGTGCAAGTTTTAGGCTATAGGAGAATTGTAGATGGTTGACCCGTGCCTTTCT
The Triticum dicoccoides isolate Atlit2015 ecotype Zavitan chromosome 3A, WEW_v2.0, whole genome shotgun sequence genome window above contains:
- the LOC119270546 gene encoding putative disease resistance protein At3g15700, which gives rise to MAAERSAARSKATDGLKVSVGNFAPRGQESLSAGRSPPKFPANAARPLLFNHPRALRQWPLFLIRGRSEVVEGSASRIKGWPYYRKSNQPRHPTIGAGAEAAQSRPKGPTFDRHSSNFWCCYQLKDNQLVNHHLVHCLLPLLYMAVSALIDFVTSTVASHLWNPVITRMRYIIHKEENIGKLDRTIRNLEARKQEIQIRLMNSERKQETCNPEVAEWLEKVAEIESEVNEMKHGQRKRRAQSFSYWSNYETGMQAAKKLKEAEMLHEKGSFKQVSIEVPPCSVQEMPTVPSTQGADCNLSRVLQYLKDDRVGIVGVWGMGGVGKTTLLRKINNHFLGVIEEDYGYDLVIYVVVSKACGIGQLQADISEKIGLFLKPGSSIETRASVMLSFIRQKKFLLLLDDLWNYLDLAEAGIPYPSGLNKQKVVLATRYESVCANMDAHNRVFLECLDQEKAWKLFKEKATEETINSDPRIEKLAHVVAEECGGLPLALITIGRAMSSKKSYHEWALALSFLKKSRIHEIPNMGNVSHLYNRLKISYD